A DNA window from Aminipila luticellarii contains the following coding sequences:
- a CDS encoding serine hydrolase, whose protein sequence is MKKMITVDEQLIQREMDFWNVPGLSVSIVKEGQEPYTKSFGWRDKENQQKVTDTTLFGIASCSKAMTSAVIAMLVAEGKLDYDVPVTTYIPDFALMDEEASKNTTLRDMLCHRTGLGGHDAIWPVPKTLKEFAQAFPYLQPSAPFRSLTQYSNIIYAVIGYAAEAVTGQTWTELMHHYLFDPLGMTQTNCQAKSMTDSDNFAHPYQVLDGVLTKLPVWDVDSVAPAASVNCTAIDMCKWLNFLIRKGRTAEGISLIPEDIFETMITKQVEYDDCLGPDKSLYPTDGYAMGWKTGEYRGKAMRRHTGKIEGYSTIQAFLPEDGVGISVMMNLHSPTVAIMHTVLYSIIDSLLELPAIDWTWKFRDDKKPTAEDYKDCHIDVFHSVYPDAIPNTMPPKKLMEGYKAHAYEGTYFNAGYGPLTIIAQKDQLYMEYRDMSLPLEPYWSGNFMINNVKEDILTLSIPLTFICDENQKSIGLKARFEPLVDDIVFLKK, encoded by the coding sequence ATGAAAAAAATGATCACTGTGGACGAGCAGCTTATTCAACGGGAAATGGATTTTTGGAATGTACCGGGATTGTCTGTAAGTATTGTAAAAGAAGGTCAAGAGCCTTATACAAAATCCTTTGGATGGAGAGATAAAGAAAACCAGCAGAAAGTAACAGATACTACACTTTTCGGCATAGCCTCCTGCTCCAAAGCGATGACCTCTGCTGTTATCGCCATGCTGGTGGCAGAAGGGAAACTGGACTACGATGTTCCCGTCACGACCTATATTCCCGACTTTGCACTGATGGACGAAGAAGCTTCTAAGAACACCACGCTTCGGGATATGCTGTGCCATCGAACCGGTCTGGGCGGACACGATGCTATATGGCCTGTGCCAAAGACATTAAAGGAATTTGCTCAAGCATTTCCATATTTGCAGCCCAGTGCTCCGTTCAGAAGCCTGACGCAGTACAGCAACATTATCTACGCTGTAATCGGTTATGCGGCGGAAGCGGTAACCGGTCAAACCTGGACCGAGCTCATGCACCATTACTTATTTGATCCATTAGGTATGACTCAGACGAATTGCCAAGCCAAGAGCATGACCGATTCGGATAACTTTGCCCATCCCTATCAAGTGCTGGACGGCGTGCTCACAAAGCTTCCTGTTTGGGATGTGGATTCAGTGGCTCCGGCAGCCTCCGTCAACTGTACGGCGATCGATATGTGTAAATGGCTGAATTTCTTGATTCGCAAAGGTCGAACAGCGGAGGGGATTTCTTTGATCCCGGAAGATATTTTTGAAACGATGATCACCAAGCAAGTGGAGTATGATGATTGCTTAGGACCGGATAAAAGCTTATATCCTACAGACGGATATGCGATGGGCTGGAAAACTGGTGAATACAGAGGAAAGGCCATGCGCAGGCACACGGGCAAAATAGAGGGATACAGTACCATTCAGGCATTTTTACCGGAGGACGGTGTTGGCATATCAGTAATGATGAACCTTCATTCCCCTACCGTTGCTATCATGCACACGGTTCTGTACAGCATTATTGACTCGCTGTTAGAGCTTCCGGCTATAGACTGGACCTGGAAATTCAGAGATGATAAGAAACCAACGGCAGAGGACTACAAGGATTGTCACATCGATGTATTCCATTCTGTTTATCCGGATGCTATTCCAAATACAATGCCGCCGAAGAAGCTTATGGAAGGCTACAAAGCTCACGCGTACGAAGGCACCTATTTCAATGCCGGATACGGTCCGCTGACCATCATCGCTCAAAAAGATCAGTTGTACATGGAATATCGGGATATGTCCCTGCCTCTGGAGCCGTATTGGTCCGGCAATTTTATGATAAACAACGTAAAAGAAGATATATTGACCCTGTCTATTCCTCTGACGTTCATCTGTGATGAAAATCAGAAAAGTATCGGCTTAAAAGCTCGCTTTGAGCCATTGGTGGACGACATCGTCTTTCTTAAAAAATAG